The proteins below come from a single Dermatophilaceae bacterium Soc4.6 genomic window:
- a CDS encoding amino acid ABC transporter ATP-binding protein: MVEIAGVNKHYGDLHVLQDIDLTVGKGEVVVVLGPSGSGKSTLCRTINRLETFETGAISIDGVALPEEGKALAQLRADVGMVFQSFNLFAHKTILENVTLGPIKVRGRQKADADQRAAELLERVGIAHQASKYPAQLSGGQQQRVAIARSLAMDPKVMLFDEPTSALDPEMINEVLDVMVELAGSGMTMIVVTHEMGFARKAADRVVFMADGQIVEAGEPEQFFTHPSSDRAKDFLGKILTH, from the coding sequence ATGGTGGAGATCGCCGGCGTCAACAAGCACTACGGCGACCTGCACGTCCTGCAAGACATCGACCTCACCGTCGGCAAGGGTGAGGTCGTCGTCGTCCTCGGTCCCTCCGGCTCCGGCAAGTCGACCCTGTGCCGCACGATCAACCGGCTCGAGACGTTCGAGACCGGCGCGATCTCGATCGACGGGGTGGCTCTCCCCGAGGAGGGCAAGGCGCTGGCGCAGCTGCGGGCCGACGTCGGCATGGTCTTCCAGAGCTTCAACCTGTTCGCGCACAAGACGATCCTCGAGAACGTCACCCTCGGCCCCATCAAGGTGCGCGGTCGCCAGAAGGCCGACGCCGACCAGCGAGCCGCCGAGCTGCTCGAGCGCGTCGGCATCGCCCACCAGGCCTCGAAGTACCCCGCCCAGCTCTCGGGCGGCCAGCAGCAGCGGGTCGCGATCGCCCGGAGCCTGGCCATGGACCCGAAGGTCATGCTCTTCGACGAGCCGACCTCGGCGCTCGACCCCGAGATGATCAACGAGGTCCTCGACGTGATGGTCGAGCTCGCCGGCTCGGGCATGACCATGATCGTCGTCACCCACGAGATGGGCTTCGCCCGCAAGGCCGCTGACCGCGTGGTCTTCATGGCCGACGGACAGATCGTCGAGGCCGGAGAGCCCGAGCAGTTCTTCACGCACCCGAGCAGCGACCGGGCCAAGGACTTCCTCGGCAAGATCCTCACCCACTGA
- a CDS encoding DUF3145 domain-containing protein, with product MSAAIDRVTRGVVFIHSAPTALCPHIVWALESALGQRVHLDWTPQPAGPRLVRAELSWTGRPGVGATVASGLRGWDNLRYEVTEEPSPGVDGSRWSHTPSLGIHHTLTSASGDAMVPEDRLRDAVRASGGDPSALAVEIDRVLGAAWDDELEPFRYAGDGAPVRWLHKVG from the coding sequence ATGTCTGCCGCGATCGATCGCGTCACCCGGGGCGTGGTCTTCATCCACTCCGCCCCCACCGCTCTGTGCCCTCACATCGTCTGGGCGCTCGAGTCGGCGTTGGGCCAGCGCGTGCACCTCGACTGGACCCCGCAGCCCGCCGGTCCGCGCCTGGTGCGCGCCGAGCTCAGCTGGACCGGGAGACCCGGTGTCGGCGCCACCGTCGCCAGCGGGCTGCGCGGCTGGGACAACCTGCGGTACGAGGTGACCGAGGAGCCCTCACCGGGCGTCGACGGCTCGCGCTGGTCGCACACCCCGAGCCTCGGCATCCACCACACCCTCACCAGCGCCAGCGGTGACGCCATGGTGCCCGAGGACCGGCTGCGCGACGCGGTGCGGGCCAGCGGGGGAGACCCGTCAGCCCTGGCGGTCGAGATCGACCGCGTGCTCGGCGCCGCCTGGGACGACGAGCTCGAGCCCTTCCGGTATGCCGGCGACGGAGCTCCCGTCCGCTGGCTCCACAAGGTGGGCTGA
- a CDS encoding LemA family protein, which yields MSASEIAAVVGIAVAAVGLVLGLWWLAAHNRFVRQRQHVDESWRDVDVELRRRHDLVPRLVRVVEAHAAHERRLLELLTRERGELSAEVAATAQAYPGLRADALFVDLQHRLLETEARLAAARRIHTSNVQAYNTRVQSVPTNLVARAGRFTHLSLLEPEAPA from the coding sequence GTGAGTGCGTCAGAGATCGCTGCGGTCGTCGGTATCGCCGTGGCCGCCGTGGGGCTCGTGCTGGGGCTCTGGTGGCTCGCTGCCCACAACCGCTTCGTCCGGCAGCGGCAGCACGTCGACGAGTCGTGGCGCGACGTCGACGTCGAGCTGCGTCGGCGCCACGACCTCGTGCCGCGCCTGGTGCGGGTCGTCGAGGCCCACGCCGCCCACGAGCGGCGGCTGCTCGAGCTGCTCACCCGGGAGAGGGGAGAGCTCAGCGCCGAGGTGGCGGCCACCGCGCAGGCCTATCCAGGCCTACGAGCCGATGCCCTCTTCGTCGACCTGCAGCACCGGCTGCTCGAGACGGAGGCCCGGCTCGCCGCCGCCCGGCGGATCCACACCTCCAACGTCCAGGCCTACAACACGCGGGTGCAGTCGGTGCCGACCAACCTCGTCGCCCGCGCCGGCCGCTTCACCCACCTGAGCCTCCTGGAGCCGGAGGCGCCCGCCTGA
- a CDS encoding acyl carrier protein — MAQSEQEILEGLAEIVNEETGIETTEVEAGKSFTDDLDIDSLSMMTIVVNAEEKFGVRIPDDEVKNLKTVQDAVTFIAGAQA; from the coding sequence ATGGCGCAGAGCGAGCAGGAGATCCTCGAGGGTCTGGCCGAGATCGTCAACGAGGAGACCGGCATCGAGACCACCGAGGTCGAGGCCGGCAAGTCCTTCACCGACGACCTCGACATCGACTCGCTGTCGATGATGACCATCGTCGTCAACGCCGAGGAGAAGTTCGGCGTGCGCATCCCCGACGACGAGGTCAAGAACCTCAAGACGGTGCAGGACGCAGTGACCTTCATCGCCGGCGCCCAGGCCTGA
- a CDS encoding ACP S-malonyltransferase: protein MLAIVCPGQGSQTPGFLAPWLEIDGLRERLAGWSTSLGTDLVAHGTTSDADTIKDTAVAQPLIVAAGLLTLDALLADPPEGVGAALASSTGVLAGHSVGEFTAAVCAGVLTATDAIDLVGVRGRAMAQASAVTPTGMSAVLGGDPAEVLEALERHGLTPANVNGAGQVVAAGTTEQLAALAADPPARARVIALSVAGAFHTHHMAPAVEALEEAATQVVPSEPAVTLLSNADGAPVVTGADALARLVSQVSNPVRWDLTMSTMVAMGVTGMLELAPAGTLTGLAKRAMKGVELLALKTPDDLDAARALVAAHRPVEDHR, encoded by the coding sequence GTGCTCGCCATCGTGTGCCCCGGACAGGGCTCCCAGACTCCCGGCTTCCTCGCCCCGTGGCTCGAGATCGACGGGCTGCGCGAGCGGCTGGCCGGTTGGTCGACCTCGCTCGGCACCGACCTCGTGGCCCATGGCACGACGAGCGACGCCGACACGATCAAGGACACGGCGGTGGCCCAGCCGCTGATCGTGGCCGCCGGGCTGCTGACCCTCGACGCGCTCCTTGCTGACCCCCCCGAGGGGGTCGGCGCGGCGCTCGCCTCGTCGACGGGCGTGCTCGCCGGTCACTCGGTCGGGGAGTTCACCGCCGCCGTCTGTGCCGGGGTGCTCACCGCGACCGACGCCATCGACCTGGTCGGAGTGCGCGGTCGCGCCATGGCCCAGGCCAGCGCCGTGACCCCCACCGGCATGAGCGCCGTGCTCGGGGGCGATCCCGCCGAGGTGCTCGAGGCCCTCGAGCGGCACGGGCTCACCCCGGCCAACGTCAACGGCGCCGGTCAGGTCGTCGCCGCTGGCACCACCGAGCAGCTGGCCGCCCTGGCCGCCGACCCGCCCGCCCGCGCGCGGGTGATCGCCCTGTCGGTCGCCGGCGCCTTCCACACCCACCACATGGCTCCGGCCGTCGAGGCCCTCGAGGAGGCTGCGACGCAGGTCGTGCCCTCCGAGCCGGCTGTCACCCTGCTCTCCAACGCCGACGGGGCGCCCGTCGTCACCGGGGCCGACGCGCTGGCCCGGCTGGTCAGCCAGGTCAGCAACCCGGTGCGCTGGGACCTCACCATGTCGACCATGGTGGCGATGGGTGTCACGGGCATGCTCGAGCTGGCTCCGGCAGGCACCCTCACCGGGCTGGCCAAACGGGCCATGAAGGGGGTCGAGCTGCTCGCCCTCAAGACCCCCGACGACCTCGACGCGGCCCGGGCCCTCGTCGCCGCGCACCGACCCGTGGAGGACCACCGATGA
- a CDS encoding ribonuclease H, with translation MPFPAKFPGACKVCSRPITVGDPIVKGGGGYVHDGCSQGSLDLGLAESPVVTGSVPTVSGSGTGGGLRVWTDGACSGNPGPGGWGWATQDGRQGGGSAPHTTNQRMEIQAALEAVTTLTERPITVVSDSTYVVNCFRNSWWRSWLAKGWVNSAKKPVANRELWEPLIAAFQEGGISFEWVKGHSGDPMNDLVDRIAVEAGKAQAS, from the coding sequence ATGCCGTTCCCCGCCAAGTTCCCCGGCGCCTGCAAGGTCTGCTCCCGCCCCATCACGGTCGGCGACCCGATCGTCAAGGGGGGTGGGGGTTACGTCCACGACGGGTGCAGCCAGGGCTCGCTCGACCTCGGCCTCGCCGAGTCCCCGGTCGTGACCGGGTCGGTGCCGACGGTCTCCGGCTCAGGCACCGGAGGGGGTCTCCGGGTGTGGACGGACGGTGCCTGCTCCGGCAACCCCGGCCCCGGTGGGTGGGGATGGGCGACGCAGGACGGCAGACAGGGCGGCGGCAGCGCCCCGCACACGACGAACCAGCGGATGGAGATCCAGGCCGCCCTCGAGGCGGTCACCACCCTGACCGAGCGCCCGATCACCGTGGTGAGCGACTCGACCTACGTCGTCAACTGCTTCCGCAACAGCTGGTGGCGCTCCTGGCTGGCCAAGGGCTGGGTCAACAGCGCCAAGAAGCCGGTGGCCAACCGCGAGCTCTGGGAGCCGCTCATCGCCGCCTTCCAGGAGGGCGGCATCTCGTTCGAGTGGGTCAAGGGCCACTCGGGCGACCCGATGAACGACCTCGTCGACCGCATCGCCGTCGAGGCCGGCAAGGCCCAGGCGTCCTGA
- the fabF gene encoding beta-ketoacyl-ACP synthase II has product MSTSPADQRIVVTGIGATTPLAGNAPDTWAGILAGRSGIAPIEADWVSKYELPVTFAGELAVKPSEVLAKVETRRLDPTSQYALIAAREAWQDAGAPEVDPERFACAIGSGIGGVWTLLDQWDTLREKGPRRVYPLSVPMLMPNGPAATVSLDLGARAGAHTPVSACASGAEAMGLGASMIRSGRADMVICGGTEAAIHAMPVAGFAAMHALSTRNDDPTRASRPYDLARDGFVLAEGAAVIVLETYEHAVARGATIYAELAGLGMSSDAYHVTSPEPEGAGAHRAMREALTQAGVAPEELSAINAHATSTPVGDLAEAKAIMRAFGDTASSIPVSATKSMTGHLLGAAGALEAVFSILSVRDRIAPATINIDDLDPAIPLDVVRGEHRVLGADGGPVTVLDNSFGFGGHNVAVLFRSV; this is encoded by the coding sequence ATGAGCACCTCCCCCGCCGACCAGCGCATTGTCGTCACGGGCATCGGCGCCACGACACCCCTCGCGGGCAACGCCCCCGACACCTGGGCGGGCATCCTCGCCGGACGGTCGGGCATCGCGCCGATCGAGGCCGACTGGGTGAGTAAGTACGAGCTCCCCGTGACCTTCGCCGGAGAGCTGGCGGTGAAGCCCTCCGAGGTGCTGGCCAAGGTCGAGACGCGGCGGCTCGACCCCACCTCGCAGTACGCCCTCATCGCCGCCCGCGAGGCCTGGCAGGACGCGGGTGCCCCGGAGGTCGACCCCGAGCGCTTCGCGTGCGCCATCGGCTCCGGCATCGGTGGGGTCTGGACCTTGCTCGACCAGTGGGACACGTTGCGCGAGAAGGGTCCCCGGCGGGTCTACCCGCTCTCGGTGCCGATGCTGATGCCCAACGGGCCGGCCGCCACCGTCTCGCTCGACCTCGGCGCCCGCGCCGGCGCGCACACGCCCGTCAGCGCCTGCGCCTCCGGCGCCGAGGCCATGGGCCTGGGCGCGTCGATGATCCGCTCCGGTCGCGCCGACATGGTCATCTGCGGCGGCACCGAGGCGGCGATCCACGCGATGCCGGTCGCCGGCTTCGCTGCGATGCACGCCCTGTCGACCCGCAACGACGACCCGACCCGTGCATCGCGGCCCTATGACCTCGCCCGCGACGGCTTCGTGCTCGCCGAGGGCGCAGCCGTCATCGTGCTCGAGACCTACGAGCACGCCGTAGCCCGCGGCGCGACGATCTACGCCGAGCTCGCCGGCCTCGGCATGTCGTCGGACGCCTACCACGTCACCTCGCCCGAGCCCGAGGGTGCCGGTGCCCACCGTGCGATGCGCGAGGCCCTCACCCAGGCCGGGGTCGCCCCCGAGGAGCTGTCGGCGATCAACGCGCACGCGACCTCGACGCCGGTCGGTGACCTCGCTGAAGCCAAGGCCATCATGCGGGCCTTCGGTGACACGGCGTCGTCCATCCCCGTCAGCGCCACCAAGTCGATGACCGGGCACCTGCTCGGCGCGGCCGGGGCGCTCGAGGCAGTCTTCTCGATCCTGTCGGTGCGCGACCGCATCGCCCCGGCGACGATCAACATCGACGACCTCGACCCGGCGATCCCCCTCGACGTCGTGCGCGGCGAGCACCGCGTGCTCGGCGCCGACGGCGGGCCGGTCACCGTCCTCGACAACTCGTTCGGCTTCGGCGGCCACAACGTCGCCGTGCTCTTCCGCAGCGTCTGA
- a CDS encoding amidohydrolase family protein produces the protein MSLPPTLLLRAVRIVPVRGPLPAQAGDDPVDVLVEGDRVVAIAPDLPAPPGARLLDGEGRWLVPGLWDQHVHMTQWGRTAGRLDVSGTTGPDGVLDLVGDHLRSATTGSGSLVGYGYRSGGWSVATSTTALDAVTGDRPVVLVSGDGHNGWLNSAAQRFFGVTHREDAFDEDDWFHLWGHLDDLPGSGDEAARGLRAAVDDAASRGVVGIVDMEWGITPDRWRQRVVDGLDLLRVRTAVYRDFLDDAIAAGRRTGDVVADTGGLVTMGPLKVISDGSLATRTAHCHQPYPARTGEEPHGGEHPVSPYGKQNVGLADLTDLLSAAHRHGLEAAVHTIGDAAAEIAIDAFTASGAAGSIEHAQLVTRAVVPRMAALGLRASVQPAHLLDDRDLTEAIWPGREDRCFMLRTMLDAGVELALGSDAPVARLDPWLAMSAAVHRADGDGDPWVPAEQITATEALAASVDGAPTVGVGSLADLALIDADPLAGDPAATSAATLRGIRVALTVLGGRVTHDAR, from the coding sequence GTGAGCCTCCCTCCAACCCTGCTGCTGCGCGCCGTGCGGATCGTGCCGGTGCGTGGGCCGCTGCCTGCCCAGGCCGGCGACGACCCCGTCGACGTGCTCGTCGAGGGCGACCGGGTCGTGGCGATCGCCCCCGACCTGCCGGCCCCCCCGGGCGCCAGGCTGCTCGACGGCGAGGGCCGGTGGCTCGTGCCGGGGCTGTGGGACCAGCACGTGCACATGACCCAGTGGGGCCGCACCGCCGGGCGCCTCGACGTCTCGGGCACGACCGGCCCGGACGGCGTGCTGGACCTGGTCGGTGACCACCTGCGCTCTGCGACAACAGGATCCGGCTCCCTCGTCGGCTACGGCTACCGCTCCGGAGGCTGGAGCGTGGCGACCTCCACGACCGCTCTCGACGCCGTCACCGGTGACCGACCGGTCGTGCTCGTCTCAGGCGACGGCCACAACGGCTGGCTCAACTCGGCTGCCCAGCGCTTCTTCGGGGTCACCCACCGCGAGGACGCCTTCGACGAGGACGACTGGTTCCACCTCTGGGGTCACCTCGACGACCTGCCCGGCTCCGGTGACGAGGCCGCGCGCGGTCTGCGGGCCGCCGTCGACGACGCCGCGTCACGGGGGGTGGTCGGCATCGTCGACATGGAGTGGGGCATCACGCCCGACCGCTGGCGGCAACGCGTGGTCGACGGTCTCGACCTGCTGAGGGTGCGCACTGCGGTCTACCGGGACTTCCTCGACGACGCGATCGCCGCGGGGCGGCGCACCGGCGACGTCGTCGCCGACACGGGCGGCCTGGTGACCATGGGCCCCCTGAAGGTCATCAGCGACGGCAGTCTCGCCACCCGTACGGCGCACTGCCACCAGCCCTACCCCGCCCGCACCGGGGAGGAGCCGCACGGCGGCGAGCACCCCGTGTCGCCCTACGGGAAGCAGAACGTCGGCCTCGCCGACCTGACCGACCTGCTGTCGGCGGCCCACCGCCACGGCCTCGAGGCCGCCGTGCACACCATCGGCGACGCGGCGGCCGAGATCGCGATCGACGCGTTCACCGCCTCCGGGGCCGCGGGCTCGATCGAGCACGCCCAGCTGGTGACCCGTGCCGTCGTGCCGCGGATGGCGGCGCTGGGCCTGCGCGCCAGCGTGCAGCCGGCCCACCTGCTGGACGACCGCGACCTCACCGAGGCGATCTGGCCTGGGCGGGAGGACCGGTGCTTCATGCTGCGCACGATGCTCGACGCGGGGGTCGAGCTAGCCCTTGGCTCCGACGCGCCCGTCGCCCGCCTCGACCCCTGGCTGGCCATGTCCGCGGCCGTGCACCGCGCCGACGGCGACGGCGACCCGTGGGTGCCGGCCGAGCAGATCACGGCCACCGAGGCACTGGCGGCCAGCGTCGACGGCGCACCGACGGTGGGAGTCGGCTCACTGGCCGACCTCGCCCTGATCGATGCCGACCCGCTCGCCGGCGACCCGGCTGCGACGTCGGCCGCGACCCTGCGTGGGATCCGGGTGGCCCTCACGGTCCTGGGCGGACGGGTGACCCACGACGCTCGGTGA
- a CDS encoding beta-ketoacyl-ACP synthase III: MSQTPTTPQPKGTGVLSALDGSRHARILGVGGYRPERVVPNSELVGRIDSSDEWIRERSGIVSRRMAARDESVIDMAEHAAREALAMAGLEPSQVGAIVIATVTHLLTTPAAAPMLAERLGVQCPAFDVSAACAGYCYGISLANDMVRGGSADHVLVIGVEKLSDFTDYDDRGSAFIFGDGAGAAVVGRSDTPGIGPTVWGSDGAQWEAIRQREPYLDAAGSPAPSRAVLTMAGQTVFRWAVWGMAPVARKAVDAAGITLDDLDAFIPHQANMRIIDAMIKQLKLPADIPVARDIAETANTSAASIPLATERMIREGEVPRGGLALQIGFGAGLVYAAQVIVLP, encoded by the coding sequence ATGAGCCAGACCCCCACCACCCCCCAGCCCAAGGGGACCGGCGTGCTCAGCGCCCTCGACGGCTCGCGCCACGCCCGCATCCTCGGGGTCGGTGGCTACCGCCCGGAGCGGGTGGTGCCCAACTCCGAGCTCGTGGGACGCATCGACTCCTCCGACGAGTGGATCCGCGAGCGCTCCGGCATCGTCAGCCGGCGGATGGCGGCCCGCGACGAGTCGGTCATCGACATGGCCGAGCACGCGGCGCGCGAGGCGCTGGCCATGGCTGGTCTCGAGCCCTCCCAGGTCGGTGCCATCGTCATCGCCACGGTCACGCACCTGCTCACCACCCCGGCCGCCGCGCCGATGCTCGCGGAGCGGCTCGGCGTGCAGTGCCCGGCCTTCGACGTGTCGGCGGCCTGCGCCGGCTACTGCTACGGCATCTCCCTCGCCAACGACATGGTGCGCGGCGGCAGCGCCGACCACGTGCTCGTCATCGGCGTCGAGAAGCTCTCCGACTTCACCGACTACGACGACCGGGGCAGCGCCTTCATCTTCGGTGACGGCGCGGGCGCGGCCGTCGTCGGCCGCTCCGACACACCCGGCATCGGTCCCACCGTGTGGGGATCCGACGGAGCGCAGTGGGAGGCCATCCGCCAGCGCGAGCCCTACCTCGACGCCGCCGGCTCCCCCGCCCCGTCACGAGCCGTGCTCACCATGGCCGGCCAGACCGTCTTCCGCTGGGCGGTCTGGGGCATGGCCCCCGTGGCCCGCAAGGCCGTCGACGCGGCGGGCATCACCCTCGACGACCTCGATGCCTTCATCCCCCACCAGGCCAACATGCGCATCATCGACGCGATGATCAAGCAGCTCAAGCTGCCCGCCGACATCCCGGTGGCCCGCGACATCGCCGAGACGGCCAACACCTCAGCCGCCTCCATCCCCCTGGCCACCGAGCGGATGATCCGTGAGGGCGAGGTGCCGCGCGGCGGGCTGGCGCTGCAGATCGGCTTCGGTGCGGGGCTGGTCTACGCCGCGCAGGTGATCGTCCTGCCGTGA
- a CDS encoding glycoside hydrolase family 15 protein, whose product MTAASRASRRDGVTLGSSRTVPIGDYGFLSDGEVTALVAPGGSVDWMCLPRIDSPSVFGAILGGHAGSFRIAPADTLVPAARRYLPGTMILETSWGTGSGWIIVCDALLIGPWRDEHELSHTHRRTPTDYDAEQVLLRTISCVSGDVQVVMECEPALDYGRESVRWEHTKEGYHQARATAGVGGLPELTLTTDMRLGFEGGQATARTLLKEGDVRYVALSWGGEEPPTDYAEAHSRMVWTAHHWQHWLARGHFPDHPWRSQLQRSALTLKGLTYAPTGAIAAAATTSLPESPGGGRNYDYRYTWIRDATFALWAMHSLGFDWEAVDFFSFIADLAERDEDLQIMYGVGGERDLSEIELDHLPGYANSRPVRVGNAASTQRQHDVWGALLDSVYLHSRAADHLDSRIWPILGNQVGAALKHWREPDAGIWEVRGELKHFTSSKIMCWVAVDRGAKLASMIGRSAEAALWEEAAEEIKQDILEHGVDERGVLMQFYGSTALDASLLLAPLMRFLPPDDPRIRATVLAIADELTVDGLVLRYKVDETDDGFTGEEGSFTICSFWLVSALSEIGEKERARKLCAKLLSFAGPLELYAEEIDPHNGQHLGNFPQAFTHLALINAVLHCIRDEEGGRSHH is encoded by the coding sequence ATGACCGCAGCCTCCCGCGCCTCCCGTCGTGACGGTGTCACCCTCGGCAGCTCCCGCACCGTGCCGATCGGCGACTACGGCTTCCTGTCCGACGGGGAGGTCACGGCACTCGTCGCCCCGGGTGGCTCGGTGGACTGGATGTGCCTGCCCCGCATCGACTCACCGAGCGTCTTCGGTGCGATCCTCGGCGGCCACGCGGGCAGCTTCCGCATTGCCCCCGCCGACACGCTCGTGCCCGCCGCCCGCCGCTACCTGCCCGGCACGATGATCCTCGAGACCTCGTGGGGCACGGGCAGCGGCTGGATCATCGTGTGCGACGCGCTGCTGATCGGGCCGTGGCGCGACGAGCACGAGCTGTCCCACACCCATCGCCGCACCCCGACCGACTACGACGCCGAGCAGGTGCTCCTGCGCACGATCAGCTGCGTCTCCGGCGACGTGCAGGTGGTCATGGAATGCGAGCCGGCGCTCGACTACGGCCGTGAGAGCGTGCGGTGGGAGCACACCAAGGAGGGCTACCACCAGGCGCGGGCGACCGCGGGGGTCGGGGGGCTGCCCGAGCTCACCCTCACGACCGACATGCGGCTGGGCTTCGAGGGCGGTCAGGCCACCGCGCGCACCCTGCTCAAGGAGGGCGACGTGCGCTACGTCGCGCTCTCCTGGGGTGGCGAGGAGCCGCCGACTGACTATGCGGAGGCCCACAGCCGCATGGTCTGGACGGCCCACCACTGGCAGCACTGGCTGGCCCGCGGCCACTTCCCCGACCACCCGTGGCGCAGCCAGCTCCAGCGCAGTGCCCTCACGCTCAAGGGCCTGACCTACGCCCCGACCGGCGCCATCGCGGCGGCGGCGACGACGTCGCTGCCGGAGTCCCCGGGGGGAGGGCGCAACTACGACTACCGCTACACCTGGATCCGCGACGCGACCTTCGCCCTGTGGGCCATGCACTCCCTCGGCTTCGACTGGGAGGCCGTCGACTTCTTCTCCTTCATCGCCGACCTCGCCGAGCGCGACGAGGACCTGCAGATCATGTACGGCGTCGGGGGCGAGCGCGACCTGTCGGAGATCGAGCTCGACCACTTGCCGGGCTACGCCAACTCGCGCCCGGTGCGCGTCGGCAACGCCGCGAGCACGCAGAGGCAGCACGACGTCTGGGGTGCCCTGCTCGACAGCGTCTACCTGCACTCCCGGGCGGCCGACCACCTCGACAGCCGGATCTGGCCGATCCTGGGCAACCAGGTCGGCGCCGCGTTGAAGCACTGGCGCGAGCCCGACGCCGGCATCTGGGAGGTGCGCGGCGAGCTGAAGCACTTCACGTCGAGCAAGATCATGTGCTGGGTCGCCGTCGACCGCGGGGCCAAGCTCGCCTCGATGATCGGCCGGTCCGCTGAGGCGGCGCTGTGGGAGGAGGCAGCCGAGGAGATCAAGCAGGACATCCTCGAGCACGGCGTCGACGAGCGCGGAGTGCTCATGCAGTTCTATGGCAGCACGGCGCTCGACGCCTCGCTCCTGCTTGCGCCGCTGATGCGGTTCCTGCCTCCGGACGACCCACGGATCCGGGCCACCGTGCTCGCGATCGCCGACGAGCTCACGGTCGACGGGCTGGTTCTGCGCTACAAGGTCGACGAGACCGACGACGGCTTCACGGGGGAGGAGGGCTCCTTCACCATCTGCTCCTTCTGGCTGGTGTCGGCCCTGTCGGAGATCGGCGAGAAGGAGCGGGCCCGCAAGCTGTGCGCCAAGCTGCTCTCCTTCGCCGGTCCGCTCGAGCTCTACGCCGAGGAGATCGACCCCCACAACGGTCAGCACCTGGGCAACTTCCCGCAGGCGTTCACCCACCTCGCGCTGATCAACGCCGTGCTGCACTGCATCCGCGACGAGGAGGGCGGACGGTCACACCACTGA
- a CDS encoding helix-turn-helix domain-containing protein, with translation MTASQRRRLSAETHRRLEGGATTLTGSALRRMESDHPWYVALSAADRSWVALVVQAAIASFVDWLRADDEGTALGGAPEAALSAVFAEAPRELTRAISLHQTLQLIRTVVDVVEHEVGQVAGPTDEQALREGVLRYSREVAFGAAEAYAAAAESRGAWDARLEALVVDAVVRGEADDSMQSRATALGWGSVSGVAVVAGSPAPSDSAAAAVDAVRRAAARAGVEALAALQRRRLVVILGGVGGGVGDVGDVVRLIDEHFGDGPVVIGPVVPHLFAAGRSARAALSGLAAVAAWPDAPRPVTADDLLPERVLAGDGPARRTLVNRVHHPLEQHPSLVRTATVYLETGCRLEATARLLFVHTNTVRYRLARIAEVVGYDLTTPREALTVQVALAVGRLAEPEARPWRAGVARRPVETETDAQDPTSLEETSIRGADTSWTSTPSSPVVTRQA, from the coding sequence ATGACCGCTTCGCAGCGACGCCGGCTGAGCGCCGAGACGCACCGTCGCCTCGAGGGGGGCGCGACCACCCTCACCGGCTCAGCGCTGCGCCGGATGGAGAGCGACCACCCCTGGTACGTCGCACTGTCCGCCGCGGACCGGTCGTGGGTCGCGCTCGTCGTGCAGGCCGCCATCGCCTCCTTCGTCGACTGGCTGCGGGCCGACGACGAGGGCACGGCCCTGGGCGGCGCGCCCGAGGCGGCCCTGTCGGCGGTCTTCGCCGAGGCGCCCCGTGAGCTCACCCGGGCGATCAGCCTCCACCAGACGCTCCAGCTGATCAGGACGGTCGTCGACGTCGTCGAGCACGAGGTGGGGCAGGTGGCCGGCCCGACCGACGAGCAGGCCCTGCGCGAGGGGGTGCTGCGCTACTCCCGCGAGGTCGCCTTCGGCGCGGCCGAGGCGTATGCCGCCGCCGCCGAGTCCCGGGGCGCCTGGGACGCGCGGCTGGAGGCCCTGGTCGTCGACGCAGTCGTGCGGGGAGAGGCCGACGACTCGATGCAGAGCCGGGCGACGGCCCTCGGCTGGGGGTCGGTCTCGGGAGTCGCCGTGGTGGCGGGCTCCCCCGCGCCGAGTGACAGCGCCGCGGCTGCGGTCGACGCGGTGCGGCGGGCGGCGGCCCGGGCCGGCGTGGAGGCCCTCGCCGCCCTCCAGCGCCGACGCCTCGTCGTCATCCTCGGCGGCGTCGGCGGCGGCGTCGGGGACGTCGGGGACGTCGTCCGGCTCATCGACGAGCACTTCGGCGACGGCCCGGTGGTCATCGGGCCCGTCGTCCCGCACCTCTTCGCGGCCGGTAGGTCGGCCCGCGCCGCCCTCAGCGGGCTCGCCGCGGTGGCCGCCTGGCCCGACGCTCCCCGCCCGGTCACGGCCGACGACCTCCTGCCCGAGCGGGTCCTCGCCGGTGACGGCCCCGCCCGGCGCACCCTCGTCAACCGGGTCCACCACCCGCTCGAGCAGCACCCGTCGCTGGTGCGCACCGCCACGGTCTACCTCGAGACGGGGTGCCGGCTCGAGGCGACAGCCCGGCTGCTCTTCGTGCACACCAACACGGTGCGCTACCGCCTCGCGCGGATCGCCGAGGTCGTGGGATACGACCTCACGACCCCCCGAGAGGCCCTCACCGTGCAGGTCGCCCTGGCCGTCGGTCGGTTGGCCGAGCCCGAGGCACGACCCTGGCGCGCGGGTGTCGCCCGACGACCCGTCGAGACTGAGACCGACGCGCAGGACCCTACCTCCTTGGAGGAAACCTCCATACGGGGTGCGGATACTTCGTGGACTTCGACGCCGTCGTCGCCGGTCGTGACACGGCAGGCTTGA